One Monomorium pharaonis isolate MP-MQ-018 chromosome 4, ASM1337386v2, whole genome shotgun sequence DNA segment encodes these proteins:
- the LOC118645012 gene encoding UDP-glycosyltransferase UGT5-like → MLRWFILLYYFVCYMLMSFVTASKPLSILLIEPVASPSHHVWTMALIKELLRKGHHVHAASIYKPKVEGKLAQNLTYTVFEELINTFDKEEYNPAEWETYSTFYMTYFMYEWGIESCKSMIKSKEAKELLETIKTVEFDVIVHDVSLNEYLYGLWEIAKGKPPVVGYVPFGPAPWLKDYIGGPNYPSVRPFLTSMIKPVNLWQRTWNVLYYISSDVLRHYYYFPTLQQFAEKFVGHAIRPLHEIEKDRINILLLNTHAAFSSGIPLPPNTLEIAGLNVQAVQPIAGEVVESLPEDIRVFLDGANNGAIVISLGTNVKWKTIGLDKIKAVMQALSKLKQRVLWKLEIEVPFQIPNNTMIVKWMPQSKVLTHKNIRTIWTHGGLLSTHEAIWHGVPIIVMPFFMDQKSNTQILLSKGIAVYLDFNTLSMQTILDAVEEILYNESYMKNIKQLSSEFRDRPVPPLDLAVWGIEYSVRHPNGSLATPLRSQSWVEQNLIDVYAFLFLNFSIILLTIFFVIKILISFFCNQIYALKLRKSKQA, encoded by the exons ATGTTACGCtggtttattttattgtattattttgtttgttatatGTTAATGAGCTTTGTGACAGCATCGAAACCATTGTCGATTTTACTAATAGAGCCTGTCGCATCTCCAAGCCATCATGTCTGGACGATGGCTTTAATTAAAGAACTACTTCGTAAGGGCCACCATGTACACGCAGCGAGTATATATAAGCCTAAAGTTGAGGGTAAACTCGCGCAAAACTTGACATACACT gttTTTGAAGAATTGATAAACACTTTTGACAAAGAGGAATATAATCCAGCTGAGTGGGAAACCTACAGCACATTTTACATgacttattttatgtatgagtgGGGTATTGAATCATGTAAATCAATGATAAAAAGTAAAGAGGCGAAAGAGCTTTTGGAAACCATTAAGACTGTCGAATTTGATGTTATAGTGCATGACGTTTCTCTAAATGAATATTTGTATGGATTGTGGGAG ATTGCTAAAGGTAAACCACCTGTAGTAGGATATGTTCCGTTTGGCCCTGCACCATGGCTCAAAGATTACATTGGTGGTCCAAATTATCCGTCTGTTCGACCATTTCTAACAAGCATGATAAAACCCGTAAATTTATGGCAAAGAACATggaatgttttatattacatttcaaGTGATGTCTTACgacattactattattttccAACTCTTCAACAGTTTGCTGAGAAATTTGTAGGTCACGCGATCAGACCATTAcatgaaatagaaaaagacagaattaatattttattacttaatactCATGCTGCATTTTCGTCTGGAATTCCCTTACCACCAAACACTTTGGAAATTGCAGGATTGAATGTCCAGGCCGTACAACCAATTGCTGGTGAGGTAGTTGAATCGCTTCCCGAG gATATACGTGTATTTCTTGATGGAGCAAACAATGGAGCTATCGTAATATCTTTAGgaacaaatgtaaaatggAAAACTATTGGGTTAGATAAAATCAAGGCCGTTATGCAGGCTTTATCGAAATTGAAGCAACGAGTACTATGGAAATTGGAGATTGAAGTGCCATTTCAAATACCGAACAATACAATGATTGTGAAATGGATGCCACAAAGCAAAGTTTTAA ctcataaaaatataagaacaatTTGGACGCATGGTGGTCTTCTCAGTACGCACGAAGCCATATGGCATGGTGTACCGATAATTGTAATGCCTTTCTTCATGGATCAAAAATCCaatacacaaatattattatctaaaggCATTGCCGTGTATCTGGATTTTAACACTTTGTCTATGCAAACTATATTAGACGCAGTTGAAGAAATACTTTACAATGAAAG ttatatgaaaaacataaaacaattatcTAGTGAATTCCGAGATCGGCCAGTACCGCCATTAGATTTAGCAGTTTGGGGTATCGAATACTCTGTTCGTCATCCAAATGGAAGCTTAGCAACACCTCTTAGATCTCAGAGTTGGGTGGAACAAAATCTGATCGAcgtttatgcatttttatttcttaattttagtataatattactaactatattctttgtaataaaaatactgattagttttttttgtaatcaaaTATACGCATTAAAATTGCGTAAAAGCAAACAGGCATAa